One part of the Phragmites australis chromosome 3, lpPhrAust1.1, whole genome shotgun sequence genome encodes these proteins:
- the LOC133913415 gene encoding L-type lectin-domain containing receptor kinase SIT2-like, which yields MVDMRRARSLLRGILLAGFVAAVLGAGDDSEHQFVYTGFTGAPLSLDGTAVITPTGLLELTNGTAQLKGHAVHPAPLQFQRTPGGPVRSFSASFVFGIIPPYPDLSGHGIVFFVGKDNFSSALPSQYLGLLNPQNNGNATNNIFGVELDTIQSTEFKDPNDNHVGIDINSLKSVSVQTASYYDDKTGAFQNLSLISGKPMQVWVDYDGETMQINVFLAPLKMAKPSKPLVSATHNLSEVLVEPAYVGFSSSTGTVRSLHYVLGWSFAMDGPAPDINIGSLPKLPRFGPKARSKVLDVVLPIATAAFVLGVVVVVISLVRRRLKYAELREDWEVEFGPHRFSYKDLFQATEGFKSKMLLGIGGFGRVYKGVLPKSKLEVAVKRVSHESRQGIKEFVAEVVSIGRLRHRNLVQLLGYCRRKGELLLVYDYMPNGSLDKYLHGHEDKATLDWAQRFRIIKGVASGLLYIHEDWEQVVIHRDIKASNVLLDSEMNGRLGDFGLARLYDHGADPQTTHVVGTMGYLAPELARTGKASPLTDVFAFGAFILEVTCGRRPVEQSMQDNQLMLVDWVLEHWQKESLTEVVDAKLQGKFDADEAILALKLGLLCSHPLPSVRPSMRQVMQYLEGDMPFPELTPSHLSFSMLALMQNEGAYGIAFFVAPTTNFSATLPSQFLGLFNTSNVGNTTNHIFAIELDTLLDVEFADINSNHVGIDIDGLKSVKAASAGYYDDDGNGVFRNLSLISGEAMQVWVDYDGRSMEINVTLAPVRVPKPKKPLFSHAVDLSTVITDTSYIGFAASLGSMSSRHCILGWSFSLNGSAPPLDYSKLPRLPVAHGGGQHKVLEAVLPIGIVVFILAMVTSVFVFGWRRVKYAELREEWEDEFGPRRFTYKDLFHATDGFTDRHLLGVGGFGRVYKGVLPGSKLEVAVKMVSHDSRQGIKEFVAEITSIGRLQHRNLVRLLGYCRRRGELLLVYEYMPNGSLDKFLYDHQRKPTLDWGKRFRILKDVALGLFYLHNNCDQVIIHRDVKASNVLLDDKVGGHLGDFGLARLHDHGANPRTTRVVGTLGYLAPELARTSKATPLTDVFAFGVFLLEVTCGRRPIEEDARGDRALLVDWVLERWSNGSLIGSVDARLDGEYDAGEVSLVLKLGLLCTQVSPVARPSMAQVVQYMDGILRLPEPPVLTPPDFGTMASLQSDGFDSYAMWYPTSSAESRGSYGTVSDLSGGR from the exons ATGGTTGATATGAGGCGCGCGCGCTCCCTTCTCCGGGGAATCCTCCTCGCTGGCTTCGTCGCGGCCGTTCTCGGCGCCGGCGACGACAGTGAACACCAGTTCGTCTACACGGGCTTCACCGGCGCGCCGCTCTCCCTGGACGGCACGGCCGTCATCACGCCGACCGGGCTGCTCGAGCTCACCAACGGCACGGCCCAGCTCAAGGGCCACGCCGTCCACCCGGCGCCGCTGCAGTTCCAGAGGACGCCGGGCGGTCCCGTGCGCTCGTTCTCGGCGTCGTTCGTGTTCGGCATCATCCCTCCCTACCCTGACCTGAGCGGCCACGGCATCGTCTTCTTCGTCGGGAAGGACAACTTCTCGTCCGCGCTGCCGAGCCAGTACCTGGGCCTCCTCAACCCCCAGAACAACGGCAACGCCACCAATAACATCTTCGGCGTCGAGCTCGACACCATCCAGAGCACCGAGTTCAAGGACCCCAACGACAATCACGTCGGCATCGACATCAACAGCCTCAAGTCCGTCAGTGTTCAAACCGCCAGCTACTACGATGATAAGACCGGTGCGTTCCAGAACCTGAGCCTGATTAGCGGCAAGCCCATGCAAGTTTGGGTGGATTACGATGGCGAGACCATGCAGATCAACGTGTTCTTGGCTCCCCTGAAGATGGCCAAGCCTTCGAAGCCTTTGGTGTCGGCCACGCACAACCTCTCGGAGGTGCTCGTGGAGCCGGCGTACGTTGGCTTCTCGTCCTCGACGGGCACCGTCAGGTCGCTCCACTACGTGCTCGGCTGGAGCTTTGCCATGGACGGCCCTGCCCCGGACATCAACATTGGCAGCCTGCCGAAGCTGCCAAGGTTTGGCCCGAAGGCACGGTCCAAGGTCTTAGATGTTGTGTTGCCAATAGCCACCGCGGCGTTCGTCCTCGGCGTGGTCGTGGTTGTGATTTCGCTCGTCCGGAGGAGGTTGAAGTACGCCGAGCTGCGAGAAGATTGGGAGGTTGAATTCGGGCCACACAGATTCTCGTACAAGGACTTGTTTCAGGCAACAGAGGGATTCAAGAGCAAGATGTTGCTTGGTATTGGAGGATTTGGAAGAGTGTACAAGGGAGTGCTTCCAAAATCAAAATTGGAGGTTGCAGTCAAGAGGGTGTCGCACGAATCAAGGCAGGGTATAAAAGAGTTCGTCGCGGAGGTTGTCAGTATCGGCCGTCTCAGACACCGCAACCTTGTGCAGTTGCTCGGTTATTGCAGACGGAAAGGTGAACTTCTTTTGGTTTATGACTATATGCCAAATGGTAGCCTTGACAAATACTTACACGGTCATGAGGATAAGGCCACTTTGGATTGGGCACAGAGGTTCCGAATCATCAAAGGTGTCGCATCAGGGTTGCTATACATCCATGAAGACTGGGAGCAAGTTGTCATCCACCGAGACATAAAAGCGAGCAATGTCCTCCTCGATAGTGAGATGAACGGACGGCTAGGAGACTTTGGTCTCGCAAGATTGTATGATCATGGAGCTGACCCGCAGACAACTCACGTCGTCGGCACAATGGGTTACCTTGCCCCAGAGCTGGCACGAACAGGAAAAGCTTCCCCTCTCACCGATGTGTTTGCCTTTGGAGCATTCATCCTTGAAGTCACCTGCGGGCGGAGACCTGTGGAGCAGAGCATGCAAGACAACCAGCTCATGCTGGTCGATTGGGTGCTTGAGCACTGGCAGAAAGAATCACTCACTGAGGTGGTTGATGCAAAGCTTCAGGGTAAATTCGATGCCGATGAGGCGATCCTGGCGTTGAAATTAGGGCTGCTGTGTTCGCATCCATTGCCCAGTGTGAGGCCAAGCATGCGGCAAGTGATGCAATATCTTGAAGGGGACATGCCCTTCCCAGAGCTGACACCGTCGCACCTAAGCTTCAGTATGCTAGCTCTGATGCAGAACGAAGG CGCCTACGGGATCGCCTTCTTCGTCGCCCCGACCACGAACTTCTCGGCCACGTTGCCGAGCCAATTTCTTGGTCTCTTCAACACCAGTAATGTCGGGAACACCACCAACCATATCTTCGCCATCGAGCTCGACACGCTGCTCGACGTGGAATTTGCAGACATCAACAGCAACCACGTCGGGATCGACATCGATGGGCTGAAGTCTGTCAAGGCCGCCTCGGCTGGTTACTACGACGACGATGGCAATGGAGTGTTCCGTAACTTGAGCCTGATAAGCGGCGAGGCCATGCAGGTGTGGGTGGACTACGACGGCCGGAGCATGGAGATCAATGTGACGTTGGCTCCCGTGCGCGTGCCAAAGCCCAAGAAGCCTCTGTTCTCGCATGCCGTCGACCTCTCGACAGTGATTACGGACACGTCGTACATCGGCTTTGCCGCCTCCCTGGGATCCATGTCATCGCGGCACTGTATTCTTGGCTGGAGCTTTTCCTTGAACGGATCAGCTCCGCCTCTCGATTACTCCAAGTTGCCCAGGCTGCCCGTAGCTCACGGTGGAGGTCAGCACAAGGTCCTGGAGGCAGTGTTGCCAATTGGAATCGTGGTGTTCATCCTGGCCATGGTCACCAGTGTGTTTGTGTTCGGGTGGAGAAGGGTCAAGTACGCCGAGTTGCGTGAGGAATGGGAAGACGAATTCGGACCGCGCCGGTTCACGTACAAGGACTTGTTTCATGCCACCGACGGGTTCACCGACAGGCATCTGCTCGGCGTCGGCGGGTTTGGGAGGGTGTACAAGGGAGTGCTCCCCGGTTCCAAGCTCGAGGTAGCTGTAAAGATGGTGTCGCATGACTCGAGGCAAGGGATCAAAGAGTTTGTCGCTGAGATCACGAGCATCGGGCGCCTCCAGCACCGGAACCTTGTGCGCTTGCTCGGCTACTGCCGGCGAAGAGGCGAGCTTCTTCTGGTCTACGAGTACATGCCCAATGGTAGCCTCGACAAATTTCTGTATGATCATCAGAGGAAGCCTACTCTGGACTGGGGTAAGCGCTTTCGGATCCTCAAAGACGTTGCGCTGGGCCTCTTCTACCTCCACAACAACTGCGACCAAGTTATCATCCACCGAGACGTCAAGGCGAGCAACGTTCTCCTCGACGACAAGGTGGGTGGACACCTGGGCGATTTCGGGCTCGCCAGGCTGCACGACCACGGCGCCAACCCGCGGACGACACGGGTGGTCGGCACCCTCGGGTACCTCGCACCCGAGCTGGCGCGCACCTCCAAGGCTACTCCGCTCACCGACGTGTTCGCGTTCGGCGTGTTCCTCCTGGAGGTCACGTGTGGCCGACGGCCCATCGAGGAAGACGCACGCGGCGACCGCGCCCTGCTCGTGGACTGGGTGCTCGAGCGCTGGTCCAACGGGTCGCTCATTGGCAGCGTGGACGCGAGACTCGACGGGGAGTACGATGCCGGCGAGGTGAGCTTGGTGCTGAAGCTGGGGCTGTTGTGCACGCAGGTCTCGCCCGTCGCGAGGCCGAGCATGGCGCAGGTCGTGCAGTACATGGACGGCATCCTGCGGCTCCCGGAACCGCCCGTGCTGACGCCGCCGGACTTCGGCACCATGGCTTCGCTGCAGAGCGACGGGTTCGACTCGTATGCCATGTGGTATCCGACGTCGTCGGCAGAGTCCAGGGGAAGCTACGGCACGGTGTCTGATCTCTCCGGGGGAAGATGA